The Aminithiophilus ramosus genome contains a region encoding:
- a CDS encoding SagB/ThcOx family dehydrogenase, translated as MKEELRFFLKDTIRRSVDFTRTAQNLGYPPPPLEKPLPEGATILPLPLPEAWPEVSGLSLFAAIARRRSHRSFRDAPLSLAELSFLLWAVQGMREVRDEIRGYRTVPSAGCRHPFETYLAVFDVEGLARGLYRYLPLEQGLVWLVSPDNLEQRTVEAASGQAFVGKGALTFLWTALPERTEWRYGEASVKVIALDAGHVCQNLYLACEAVGAGTCAIAAYDQEAADRLVGVDGTDEFVVYMASVGKVDPPDYL; from the coding sequence GTGAAGGAAGAACTTCGCTTTTTTCTGAAAGACACCATTCGCCGGAGCGTCGATTTCACCCGAACGGCCCAGAACCTGGGCTATCCGCCTCCGCCGCTGGAGAAGCCCCTTCCCGAGGGGGCGACGATCCTTCCTCTCCCCCTCCCGGAGGCGTGGCCCGAAGTGAGCGGCCTCTCCCTCTTCGCCGCCATCGCCCGTCGTCGGTCCCACCGCTCTTTCCGCGACGCGCCCCTCTCCCTCGCCGAACTTTCCTTCCTCCTCTGGGCCGTCCAGGGCATGAGGGAGGTGCGCGACGAGATCAGGGGCTACCGGACCGTTCCCTCGGCGGGCTGCCGCCATCCCTTCGAGACCTACCTGGCCGTCTTCGACGTCGAGGGACTCGCCCGGGGGCTCTATCGCTACCTCCCTCTGGAGCAGGGGCTGGTCTGGCTGGTCTCTCCCGACAACCTGGAGCAACGGACCGTCGAGGCCGCTTCAGGACAGGCCTTCGTCGGGAAGGGGGCCCTGACCTTCCTCTGGACGGCCCTGCCGGAGCGGACGGAGTGGCGCTACGGCGAGGCCTCGGTCAAGGTCATCGCCCTCGACGCCGGCCATGTCTGCCAGAATCTCTATCTGGCCTGCGAGGCCGTCGGAGCCGGAACCTGCGCCATTGCCGCCTACGACCAGGAGGCGGCCGACAGGCTCGTCGGCGTCGACGGCACCGACGAATTCGTCGTCTACATGGCGTCCGTCGGAAAGGTCGATCCCCCGGACTACCTCTGA
- a CDS encoding deoxyribodipyrimidine photo-lyase gives MTEVERIWTLNEGSRQEGPVVCWMSRDQRAEDNGALLAAQEMALARKEPLAVLFCLLPSFKGAPGGAFAFMLDGLIETARDLARRKIPLIVLRGDPVLEIPRWIGARGASALFCDFDPLREKRLWQREIAVRVSVPFFEVDGHNVVPCRRASFKQEYAAYTFRPKIRALLPRFLEDMPSLKDHPFPWSREDEGSRSLDRLVEARKNLPSPLPASGPPGSAAGRRRLDAFLAAGLTDYDGKRNDPNEEAQSGLSPYLHFGQISARRAALEVTRSAASDEAKEAFLEELVVRRELADNFCFYNEAYDRFEGFPDWARRTLDAHRSDERPLLYGPADLEEARTDDPLWNAAQRQMVLTGKMQGWLRMYWAKKIFEWSPSPEEALRRALLLNDRYELDGRDPNGYAGVAWSIGGVHDRAWPERPLFGKVRYMNLAGARRKFDVDAFCRSVPPLG, from the coding sequence GTGACCGAGGTCGAACGGATCTGGACCCTCAACGAGGGCTCCCGTCAGGAGGGGCCCGTCGTCTGCTGGATGAGCCGCGACCAGAGGGCCGAGGACAACGGGGCCCTCCTTGCCGCCCAGGAGATGGCCCTGGCCCGGAAGGAACCGCTGGCCGTCCTCTTCTGCCTATTGCCCTCGTTCAAGGGAGCTCCCGGGGGAGCCTTCGCCTTCATGCTCGACGGCCTGATCGAGACGGCTCGCGATCTGGCCCGCCGCAAGATCCCCCTCATCGTCCTTCGAGGTGACCCGGTCCTCGAGATTCCCCGCTGGATCGGGGCGCGAGGGGCCTCCGCCCTCTTCTGCGATTTCGATCCCCTCCGGGAAAAACGGCTCTGGCAGCGGGAGATCGCCGTTCGGGTGTCCGTTCCCTTCTTCGAAGTCGACGGCCACAACGTCGTTCCCTGCCGCCGGGCCTCGTTCAAGCAGGAGTACGCCGCCTACACCTTCCGGCCCAAGATCAGGGCCCTTCTCCCCCGGTTCCTCGAGGACATGCCCTCCCTGAAGGACCACCCCTTTCCCTGGTCCCGGGAGGACGAAGGTTCCCGATCCCTCGACCGTCTCGTCGAGGCGCGTAAAAACCTGCCCTCCCCTCTTCCGGCCTCGGGCCCTCCCGGGAGCGCCGCCGGGCGGAGGCGGCTTGACGCCTTCCTCGCCGCCGGTCTGACCGATTACGACGGGAAACGGAACGATCCCAACGAGGAGGCCCAGTCGGGACTCTCCCCCTATCTGCACTTCGGCCAGATATCGGCCCGGCGCGCCGCCCTGGAAGTCACCCGAAGCGCCGCTTCCGACGAGGCGAAGGAGGCCTTTCTCGAGGAGCTCGTCGTCCGGCGCGAGCTGGCCGACAACTTCTGCTTTTATAACGAGGCCTACGACCGCTTCGAGGGCTTCCCCGACTGGGCCCGCAGGACCCTCGACGCCCACCGCTCCGACGAACGGCCCCTCCTCTACGGTCCGGCCGATCTCGAGGAGGCCCGTACCGACGATCCCCTCTGGAACGCCGCCCAGCGTCAGATGGTCCTTACCGGCAAGATGCAGGGCTGGCTCCGCATGTACTGGGCCAAGAAGATCTTCGAATGGTCCCCCTCGCCCGAGGAGGCCCTCCGTCGCGCCCTCTTGCTCAACGATCGCTACGAGCTGGACGGTCGCGATCCCAACGGCTATGCCGGCGTCGCCTGGAGCATCGGCGGCGTCCACGACCGGGCTTGGCCGGAGCGGCCCCTCTTCGGAAAAGTGCGCTACATGAACCTGGCCGGGGCGAGACGCAAGTTCGACGTCGACGCCTTCTGCCGCTCCGTCCCCCCGCTCGGCTGA
- a CDS encoding enolase-like domain-containing protein, whose translation MNAEMRNWVFVKVLTDQDGLYGWGEASLNWKTRAVVSAIEDLEPLLSAKDPRDIEFCLETLKKQSYYKLGIIGVTAISGIEQALWDICGKGYGVPVWRLLGGKTRDRVRVYTHLGLGDMRSVYETFETGRLVGKALEVEATLWARVTPEKPSPAEGTWTSSARASRG comes from the coding sequence GTGAACGCCGAGATGAGGAATTGGGTTTTCGTCAAGGTGCTGACCGATCAGGACGGGCTATACGGCTGGGGAGAGGCAAGCCTCAACTGGAAGACGAGGGCCGTCGTCAGCGCCATCGAGGACCTGGAGCCTCTGCTGTCGGCCAAAGACCCGAGAGACATCGAATTCTGCCTCGAGACCCTGAAGAAACAGAGCTACTACAAGCTCGGGATCATCGGCGTCACCGCCATCAGCGGCATCGAACAGGCCCTGTGGGACATCTGCGGCAAAGGGTACGGCGTCCCCGTCTGGAGGCTCCTGGGCGGGAAGACCCGCGACAGGGTCCGGGTCTACACCCATCTCGGCCTGGGCGACATGCGTTCCGTCTACGAGACCTTCGAGACCGGGCGGCTCGTCGGGAAAGCCCTGGAAGTGGAGGCGACGTTGTGGGCCAGGGTCACGCCGGAAAAGCCCTCTCCCGCGGAAGGGACCTGGACGTCTTCGGCCAGGGCCTCGCGGGGATAG